One genomic window of Phragmitibacter flavus includes the following:
- a CDS encoding N-acetylmuramoyl-L-alanine amidase family protein has translation MPISQFFPLLFLTCLLSSCGSMQMGGNRSQYGDRPGPQNFSTVILDAGHGGRDTGAVANGLQEKAVVTDVVRKLKADLQNQFKVVLIRDSDHFVDLDDRVRKANRYGDAVLISIHFNHGPRRIAGPETYYWRSDSYSLAKRIQRELSAVTPYKNGNRGLVRRRLRLTRNPLIPCVLLEGGYLTNSREAQLLKTERYRATLAKAIGKAIREQSAAGDAGMGPIPKPIYMPPSKASDRRGSF, from the coding sequence GTGCCAATTTCCCAATTCTTCCCCCTGCTGTTCCTCACCTGCCTGCTTTCCTCCTGCGGCTCCATGCAAATGGGCGGCAACCGAAGTCAATACGGCGACCGTCCAGGTCCCCAAAACTTCTCCACCGTCATTCTGGATGCAGGTCACGGCGGACGCGACACCGGTGCGGTGGCCAATGGACTACAAGAAAAAGCCGTTGTCACCGACGTCGTCCGCAAACTCAAAGCCGACCTGCAAAATCAATTCAAGGTCGTGCTCATCCGCGACAGCGACCATTTTGTCGACCTCGATGACCGCGTCCGCAAAGCCAACCGCTATGGCGACGCCGTCCTCATCAGCATCCACTTCAATCACGGCCCGCGCCGCATCGCCGGACCCGAAACCTACTACTGGCGCAGCGATAGCTACTCCCTCGCCAAACGCATTCAACGCGAACTCAGCGCCGTCACCCCCTACAAAAACGGCAATCGCGGACTTGTGCGACGCCGACTGCGCCTCACCCGCAACCCCCTAATCCCCTGCGTGCTCCTTGAAGGTGGTTACCTCACCAACTCAAGGGAAGCCCAACTGCTAAAAACCGAACGCTACCGGGCAACTCTCGCCAAGGCCATCGGCAAAGCCATTCGCGAACAATCCGCCGCAGGCGATGCCGGAATGGGCCCCATCCCCAAACCCATCTACATGCCGCCCAGCAAAGCCAGCGACCGACGAGGTAGTTTTTAG
- a CDS encoding PVC-type heme-binding CxxCH protein, whose amino-acid sequence MRVFLTSLFFSGVALAASAAPVSLFDGKSLDGWEGEKTKVWRVEDGSIVGGSMEGNPQNEFLTTKKEYKNFRLKLEYMLVGTEGFVNGGVQIRSRRTDTPPNEMIGYQADIGAGYTGCLYDESRRKKMLAVADKELIERLEKKGEWNTYEVVAESQRVRIFLNGQRTIDFTEREPGIEQNGLIGLQIHGDCKAVIAFRNISIEELAADMVPEQTEILQRFGDSVVGAPVAGFKDGKFELGDDEVVVMVGQENLVREQKSGELEARLLTGLGAQGVKVRSMAWEGDTVYEQWRDLNFGSWANQLQTVGADVVVVQFGQTESFDGVGRIAEFKSAYHKFLDEVGTVTKKVVLISPMPFEKVSDGNLPDLVKRNADVAAYAKAVGEVAAQRGAVLVDLMSAMPKDGGDGGLTDNGWHLNARGLTVVAEKIAEELGATSSSGDLAKLKAAIVEKNRLWFDCWRPANWSFVYGDRVTQRFGKSGGNEPSLREAFEEHKPMIAKWDARIAGLIKGEDIPVDLEPREYVETENMMTAEREMAGFNVAEGYEVNLFASEELGVAKPVQFAWDEKGRLWVACSPSYPHALPGRKPSDFILVLVDVDGDGKADKSWRFAEGLTMVQGLEFGKGGLYVCDFDRLLHLKDTDGDGKADVTTVVFAGFGIGDTHQLVNSISYGPDGSLWMTQGLHAYSRVETPHGLAVLEKSGVWRMDRRSQRLESFFNGGKAGHNCWGVAFDDFGQVFHKSGDRPHGYWTVPGLAKNAAPEEYHPVGPLFDTSPKTTGLEIIGTKALPEEIQGTALIGGYFGSVVELHRFVDNGSGFKTEQLPKLLRSESDAFRPVDVNVGPDGAMYLADWFNPVIGHYQASYADPRRDRRHGRIWRISAKGYAKVKQPDLASMDAAALLQQMHSPERWTRYQAKRLLFDMDKEAVIKAADEFAKEVKDERVLLETVGVFEAHGAVRSALVERLMKAKDARVRAYGARVAGAWNAELPNALELLKTAARDEHPRVRLEAVIACSYVEKPEAVEVATMVLESPSDRFLDYALAQSVRGSEKIWRKALADGKLTFGGSAKQKTYVSAIAGSGPVQEHPGKVVYDALCLNCHQPGGVGLPGVYPPVAGSEWMVGDKELLIKITLHGLTGPIEVKGTTYGAAVPIPMPPMGLDDQQMADVLSYLRTAEFGNEASAVTVDDVAKVRAATAGRTAMWTVEELNKGK is encoded by the coding sequence ATGCGTGTGTTTCTCACTTCTTTGTTTTTTTCCGGCGTGGCTTTGGCGGCGTCTGCGGCACCGGTTTCGTTGTTTGATGGCAAGTCGCTGGATGGATGGGAAGGGGAAAAGACGAAGGTGTGGCGGGTTGAGGACGGCAGTATTGTGGGGGGATCCATGGAGGGGAATCCGCAGAATGAGTTTCTGACGACAAAGAAAGAGTATAAAAATTTCCGCCTGAAGCTGGAGTATATGCTGGTGGGCACGGAGGGGTTTGTGAACGGCGGGGTGCAGATTCGGAGTCGCAGAACGGACACGCCGCCGAATGAAATGATCGGGTATCAGGCGGACATCGGTGCGGGTTACACGGGATGCCTTTATGATGAGTCGCGCCGCAAAAAGATGCTGGCGGTGGCGGACAAGGAGTTGATTGAGCGACTGGAGAAGAAGGGCGAGTGGAACACTTATGAAGTGGTGGCCGAGAGCCAGCGGGTGCGGATTTTTTTGAATGGTCAGAGGACGATTGATTTCACGGAGCGTGAGCCGGGGATTGAGCAGAATGGGTTGATTGGCTTGCAGATCCACGGGGATTGCAAGGCGGTGATCGCGTTCCGGAACATCTCGATTGAAGAACTGGCGGCGGACATGGTGCCGGAGCAGACGGAGATTTTGCAGCGGTTTGGTGATTCGGTGGTGGGGGCTCCGGTGGCCGGATTCAAGGACGGGAAGTTTGAGCTGGGCGATGACGAGGTGGTGGTGATGGTGGGTCAGGAGAATTTGGTGCGCGAGCAAAAGAGCGGGGAACTGGAGGCCCGGTTGCTGACGGGATTGGGGGCGCAGGGGGTGAAGGTGCGTTCAATGGCTTGGGAAGGGGACACGGTTTATGAGCAGTGGCGCGATTTGAATTTTGGATCGTGGGCCAATCAGCTGCAGACGGTGGGGGCGGATGTGGTGGTGGTGCAATTTGGCCAGACCGAGTCGTTTGACGGGGTAGGGCGCATTGCCGAGTTCAAGTCGGCGTATCACAAATTTCTGGACGAGGTGGGAACGGTCACAAAGAAGGTGGTGTTGATCTCGCCGATGCCGTTTGAGAAGGTGTCGGACGGGAATTTGCCGGACTTGGTGAAGCGCAATGCGGACGTGGCGGCTTATGCAAAAGCGGTGGGCGAGGTTGCGGCACAGCGGGGGGCGGTGTTGGTGGATTTGATGTCGGCGATGCCGAAAGATGGTGGTGATGGTGGATTGACCGACAATGGCTGGCATCTGAATGCACGGGGGCTGACGGTGGTGGCGGAGAAGATTGCGGAGGAACTGGGGGCGACTTCGAGTTCGGGGGACTTGGCGAAGTTGAAGGCGGCGATCGTTGAGAAAAACCGGTTGTGGTTTGATTGCTGGAGACCGGCCAACTGGTCGTTTGTTTATGGGGACCGGGTGACGCAGCGGTTTGGGAAGTCGGGGGGCAATGAGCCGTCGTTGCGTGAGGCGTTTGAGGAACACAAGCCGATGATTGCCAAATGGGATGCGCGGATTGCGGGATTGATCAAGGGTGAGGACATTCCGGTCGATCTTGAGCCGCGTGAGTATGTGGAGACGGAAAACATGATGACGGCGGAGCGCGAGATGGCAGGTTTTAATGTGGCGGAGGGGTATGAGGTGAACTTGTTTGCGTCGGAAGAGCTGGGCGTGGCGAAGCCGGTGCAGTTTGCTTGGGATGAGAAAGGCAGATTGTGGGTGGCGTGTTCGCCCTCGTATCCGCATGCATTGCCGGGTCGCAAACCGAGCGATTTTATTTTGGTGCTTGTAGATGTCGATGGAGACGGCAAGGCGGACAAGTCATGGCGCTTTGCCGAGGGTTTGACGATGGTGCAGGGATTGGAGTTTGGGAAAGGTGGGTTGTATGTGTGCGATTTTGACCGCTTGTTGCATTTGAAGGACACCGATGGGGATGGGAAGGCCGATGTGACGACGGTGGTATTTGCGGGGTTTGGGATTGGCGACACGCATCAGCTGGTGAATTCGATTTCGTATGGTCCGGATGGCAGTCTTTGGATGACGCAAGGTTTGCATGCCTATTCACGGGTGGAGACACCGCATGGGCTGGCGGTGTTGGAGAAATCGGGCGTGTGGCGGATGGATCGCCGTTCGCAGCGGCTTGAGTCATTCTTTAATGGCGGCAAGGCGGGGCACAATTGCTGGGGTGTGGCGTTTGATGATTTTGGGCAGGTGTTTCACAAATCGGGGGATCGTCCGCATGGCTACTGGACGGTGCCGGGATTGGCGAAGAATGCGGCACCCGAGGAGTATCACCCGGTGGGTCCGTTGTTTGACACGAGTCCGAAGACGACGGGGTTGGAGATCATTGGAACGAAGGCTTTGCCAGAGGAGATTCAGGGCACGGCGTTGATCGGTGGCTATTTTGGGAGTGTGGTGGAGTTGCATCGATTTGTAGACAATGGATCGGGGTTCAAGACGGAGCAGTTGCCAAAATTGCTGCGTTCGGAAAGTGATGCGTTTCGTCCGGTGGATGTGAATGTGGGGCCGGATGGGGCGATGTATCTGGCGGACTGGTTCAATCCGGTGATTGGCCATTATCAGGCAAGTTACGCGGATCCACGACGGGATCGTCGGCATGGCAGGATCTGGCGGATCAGTGCGAAGGGGTATGCAAAAGTGAAGCAGCCGGATCTGGCATCAATGGATGCGGCGGCGTTGTTGCAGCAGATGCATTCGCCGGAGAGATGGACGCGTTATCAGGCCAAGCGTTTGCTTTTTGACATGGACAAAGAGGCGGTCATCAAAGCGGCGGATGAGTTCGCCAAAGAGGTGAAGGATGAGCGGGTGTTGTTGGAAACGGTGGGGGTGTTTGAAGCTCATGGCGCGGTTCGTTCTGCCTTGGTGGAGCGCTTGATGAAAGCGAAGGATGCGCGGGTGAGGGCTTATGGAGCGCGCGTCGCAGGGGCTTGGAACGCGGAGTTGCCGAATGCGCTGGAGCTGTTGAAGACGGCTGCCAGGGACGAGCATCCACGGGTGCGACTGGAAGCGGTGATTGCGTGTAGTTATGTGGAGAAACCCGAGGCGGTGGAGGTGGCGACGATGGTGCTGGAGTCGCCGTCGGACCGGTTCTTGGACTATGCGCTGGCGCAGTCGGTGAGAGGCTCTGAGAAAATTTGGCGCAAGGCGTTGGCGGACGGGAAGTTGACGTTCGGCGGAAGCGCGAAGCAGAAGACTTATGTGAGCGCCATTGCGGGCAGTGGTCCGGTTCAGGAGCATCCGGGCAAGGTGGTTTATGATGCGTTGTGTTTGAACTGTCATCAACCTGGTGGGGTGGGGTTGCCGGGGGTTTATCCTCCTGTGGCGGGCAGCGAATGGATGGTGGGGGACAAGGAGTTGTTGATCAAGATCACGCTGCACGGGTTGACCGGGCCGATTGAGGTGAAGGGCACGACTTATGGCGCGGCGGTGCCGATTCCGATGCCGCCGATGGGGCTGGATGATCAGCAGATGGCGGATGTGCTGAGCTATTTGCGGACAGCCGAGTTTGGCAATGAGGCGTCGGCGGTGACGGTCGATGATGTGGCCAAGGTGCGGGCGGCGACCGCGGGCAGGACGGCGATGTGGACGGTGGAGGAGCTGAACAAAGGGAAGTGA